The Caldisericia bacterium genome window below encodes:
- a CDS encoding DNA-directed RNA polymerase subunit omega has protein sequence MKRINFDNLLKVVNGNKYILTIAIFKRAKELFKLYPSPHRSPASFIDDAAEEIEGNKVEITYK, from the coding sequence TTGAAGAGAATAAACTTTGATAATTTATTAAAGGTGGTTAATGGAAACAAATATATTCTTACAATAGCTATCTTTAAGAGGGCCAAAGAGTTATTTAAACTCTATCCCTCTCCCCACAGATCTCCTGCATCCTTTATAGATGATGCAGCAGAGGAAATAGAGGGAAATAAAGTTGAAATCACTTATAAATAA